A part of Rhipicephalus microplus isolate Deutch F79 chromosome 8, USDA_Rmic, whole genome shotgun sequence genomic DNA contains:
- the LOC119164546 gene encoding uncharacterized protein LOC119164546, with translation MCSYSTLDFIEMYKNTQPLFDAPHGNLATFYMDVPASFDAMMELLNFQFHGIHEEVSAFVNNLYSLVEKAIPKKNCMEIVSPPNAGKNFFFDSVLSFYINRGTIRNFNRYTSFPLQDTVGRRILVWNEPNCESSAFDTVKQIFGVDVDSVAVKYTADRTIFRTPVIVLSNNEVFPDDEAFNHRMWRYKWRACPPLKKCDKKIHPVALVLLFDTFVMEETYVGRRQLDQ, from the coding sequence ATGTGTTCGTACTCCACCCTCGACTTCATTGAAATGTACAAGAACACGCAGCCACTCTTTGACGCCCCACATGGCAACCTCGCTACCTTTTACATGGATGTGCCCGCGTCGTTTGATGCCATGATGGAACTTTTAAACTTTCAGTTTCACGGCATCCACGAGGAAGTGTCGGCCTTTGTCAACAACTTGTATAGCCTGGTCGAGAAGGCGATcccgaaaaaaaattgcatggaaaTCGTGTCCCCTCCGAATGCaggcaaaaacttttttttcgattCTGTTCTTTCATTTTACATTAACCGCGGTACCATTCGCAACTTTAACCGCTACACTAGCTTTCCACTACAGGACACCGTGGGCCGTCGCATCCTGGTATGGAACGAGCCAAACTGTGAGTCATCCGCTTTCGATACTGTCAAACAAATTTTTGGGGTTGATGTAGACTCGGTGGCTGTCAAGTACACTGCTGACCGGACCATTTTCAGGACACCCGTCATTGTGCTCTCAAACAACGAGGTGTTTCCAGATGACGAGGCCTTCAACCACCGCATGTGGCGCTACAAGTGGCGGGCGTGTCCTCCACTGAAGAAATGCGACAAGAAAATTCACCCGGTGGCCCTGGTGCTCCTTTTTGATACGTTTGTCATGGAAGAAACATACGTCGGCAGGCGTCAGCTTGATCAATAA